The segment TTTTCAGATTTCCGATGGCCCTTAAACACTTCATGTGGGATGAACACTGCCGTCAGAAAAAATTAATAGCCAAATCtaaaccaaaaataataaagactAACCATTCGTACTAACTTACCAGCATGCATGACAAGGGTTAGAGGCAAGGCATTTTACATATCCAGAATTTACTCTTTatcttttaactttcaaacatcaaaggatacatttttaaaatctaacaGACCAAATCACAATACTGTAACTTCCAAGTCGAAAATCCTTGTGTCACATACATAAAATCCAGTGGCATTGAGCAAACCATGCCTCAGATAGtaagtttttagccacctaaaagaaataaaaaaaatcttaataatTTACAATAGTTTTACCACTTttccttgccatcagacagccttttCCAACAGCcattatctcaaagccaccaaactccactgacaaaaacagtaatttaacttaGCAGAACAATACGTTACTGGTTTACCACAGCCTCAATTGTTTATTGTGTAAGGTAAAACGAAGTGATTAtttaaatatagcgtacacttacaCTGATCTTGATTATTTAGGtggcaaaaatatattttgttgcaACCCcgttcacagcagtacattataCAAAAATGATAGCAAAACAAGAAAGACCAGAAAATAAGCAtagcagaaacatcagataggTCGCACAATTGTTTAACTATATTTCTTTTAAcattacagttacgactgaaaatgacaacagaagtCTACATGTTTCCCAGTTTTACATGTCTCCACAGCTGTATTCAACTGTCTGGAAGTGATTGTTGTATTTAGTGCAACATTACGGTGATTTAGTCTAAAACTAATTTAaagtggagggagggtcatgcatttccCCCAACTCACTCAGGAAGGctgaagaaaaaatatttgtagcttcaccTCAATcaaccccctcctctgataagtacaTAACAGTCCCTTACTGTCATGAAACTGCTTGATATTTCTATTTCtggtaatttatttttcagtttcacaATAAACGACGCAGAATTGGTTAACAGAAATGTGTATTAactgaatataaaaaataaataaataataatgtatcGTGAGGGGGCGTGGACTTGCAGGTGCTGAAAACTGCGGAAGCGGAAATCGCCGTCGTGTCGTCTCCTCGAAGATTCCTGAAGCGCCACTCAGGGTtagtcttttatttttgctgcagaTACGCACATTTAATACACACAATGACACTCGGAcaacttttgttgttttaaaataaaaggagCGGATGTTTCTAGAAGTACAGCTCTTCATTTGCTCGCTAAAGCCTCATAAATAAGAAGCTAGATTGACAACAACCTTCGACTGTTAGCCATATTGACGGTAGCTGGCCGTCTTCAGTCGCTCTCCGAGGTCCTGAAAACACGAACTAGGAATCCTCACGGACACGTGAGCAAGCACATTTACTTACAGCTGTCAGGCGTCAGACTGATCACCCAGGTGCATTATAAATGAGGTTGTAGCTTATATTTTCTCACACCAGCTCCACGATGCTGGCAGCTAACTAGCTTGTAGCTTAGCCAGACAGCTAACCTAGCTGAGGATCTGTGTTTGTCGCAGTGATTATGACAAACTGGCACGAGCtgtcacatacagtagatgcagGCACACCTTTAGTCTGTCTTTGCAGTCACGGATTTATAACTGACTGCTGCTTGCCAGCCAATGGGAACGCTTGAGTGACATAAACTGGCCTGTGGTTGGTATAGCAATGTCAGTCTCTTAGTGTAAACCTATGcctcagctgtgtttttatgttgacTGGTTCCTCCCTGCAGCTGTAGGATCTGGTTTCTGACATCCTGAGATAAGTCAATGCAGACagggggaggagagagcagcaggaTGTACGCTCACTGAGCCAGCACTCAAGCAACGTAGAAATAAATCTTTGACAGCACTGACTTTATAAAAGGtatgtgagtttgtgtgtgttggtgttgtttCACGATGTGTAAGCATGTGTATAGTATGATTGTGGATTCCTCTTCTCTGTAAGCATGAAGTTGACAAGTGTTCTCTGAATCAGATCACGGTGGTTTGATTCCCCACCTCCCCACCAGACACCATGACGTCCTCTATGCTCCGCCGACAGCTGAAGAACCTGGTCCAGAACTACTCTGAGGCTGAGGTCAAGGTAAAAATATTAAAGGAAGAGGGTGAAGAACTAAGTGAACTCCAATACTCCCATTCCCATTTCAGCTAGATTTTTCCCTCTTGCAGGAAATTAAAAGCTTTATAATTGTATTCTTTAAGTCAAGAGCAAGAGTCAGTGTAAGTGGGAAGAGAGATGGGGGTGACCTGTGCTTTAAACATTCAGGCAACGAGCACATGATGCACATTTTTAACATCTAGTGAGAAATTTTAGATGTATTGTGCATCATTTTATACTTACTGTTAGTCAACATCGTCTGCAGCATTTAAATACAGTTCTGTCGCCTGGAAAAATCGTCTGCACAACACAAGTTTGAAAGGAAGTACCACATACCTATAAAGGGTCAGCTGAGTTCAAGAAGTTAAGATCAATaggacattcattcatttaaagttTCAACAGCATTAAACCTGTACAAGTCTCTTTCGTCACAGGGAGCCAGTCTCTTCCATCCTAATCTTCAGGTTTTCAGAATCAGTGAACTATGGGGTTATGTTTCTTGCTAATATGCTGATCTGATGAAATATGATTGGTAATAACTGATCAGGACATATTACTTGTCATTTttgtaataatgataaaatgagATGATGGCAAAGATGACTTGCTACACTGCAATCAGTGCCACGATTTTTAACCGTGAGCCTTTTTGTCACAAGCTGGCATCTCTGATATTTGGACTGCAGTCACCTTATATTTCCTAAACACTGGCATTGCTTGCTTTGCTACTTTTGCAGGTGAGAGAGGCAACATCTAATGATCCATGGGGTCCTTCCAGCTCTCAGATGGCTGACCTCTCTGATCTGACCTACAATGTGGTGGCCTGCAACGAGATCATGACGATGCTCTGGAAGCGCctgaaagatgacaagaactgGAGACACATTCACAAGGTATCGATAACAAAGCATAATAAGTGAATTATCCAACAAGACTGGTTAAAATGGCAATTCAaacattcattattttggatgttttgtcAGGCTTGAAATTTCAGTATATTTATAGGGAGGGACATTTTCAAATAACCCATTAACCCATTATTTGTACAGGGTGATTGGTAGCTGTAACACCAGTTACAGGTTGCTTAAACTACCTTAAGTTTTAAACTTAAGTTTGTCCCTTTTGCAACATATTACCCTAAGCTGAGGGTTCATTTAGGAGTGTTACATAAAGCATCTTAGGTTGTCTCCTTGACTAAGTGTTTAGGCCAAGGCTTTCATGGTAGTTACTGTCATAATACAGCACATGTGCACTTCAGTAACCATGGTTAAGCTTCACTTACATTACCATCCTTTAATGTTATTTGACAGCAGTATTGTCAGTCTTAGCTAGCTTCtccaaaatgaacacaaaatagattacaaacagaaaattaaagcGAAGTGGTGAGAGGAATCTCGCTGTTAAACAACTATAGATGAAGTAACGTTAGTGAAGAAAGATGAAATTATTACTGTGACAGCAATAGAGGAAATAGCCAAACATCGACGAGAGTCGACAAAAAGTGGTGAGTGTCAATTAAACAATACAGCTACCGTTGATATGTGAGACAGAGTTATGTTAACACGGCTTGCTATAATGGAGCCCAAGCTATACCATAAACATCTGATCCTTCTTAAAGATAACATAACTCAGTATTAACTTTAGCTCTGTGTAAATTCAATAAATGTGACAAGTTGTGCACGCTCATAGTGTCCAGTGGATTTTCTCTGTCCTTggtgtctcctcctcttcagtcACCATAAATCAACCTATTGTCTCACGTTCTACAGATTATTTAACTTTTAAGAGACTGGTTATGGGTCCCTTAAAATGTTCTGAGGGAAATGGTTACTAAGGATTTTTTAAGGAAATGTATAAGGACAAACATTCAGACCAAAGGGTTTTCACTTACAACACCCTTATTTCCCTGTTTAATGCAACCAGGCACAGATCCATCTGTGTTATCTCAGATGAATGACTCGCATACCCCtctccaccaaattagctctggttcttgaactggttcCTGACAGGATTTTTGGAACCTTGGTTCTATCTAGCTAACCAGCCCACATTTCCACTGGTTTTGAATGAAACCATTGTAATGAAGAATGTGTCATCAATGGAGGatgttgcacaatgcacaatggAAATAAACAGTAGTAGAAAAACCACAGATTACATTGACTACATTGACTACTATTAATGAAACCATTGCAGGCTTTCTTTTATGCaatttctcacttgacttctcAAGTGTTGCCTTCCCCGTCCTCTCCTCCAACCTATAGAATATGACACACCCACTGCTGTTGTCACAGTTGGTAATTCAAGTTAAGGATaacctgcatttttttttgttccagctGAGAACTGAGTTTTCAGGTTctgaacaaatgtatttttggttgaaatgcTCTTAGGGGTTAAAATCAAGTGCAGAAACCAAAATAAAACGGGCTCCATgctggtggaaaaggggtaagaGATTAATCTGTAACTATCCCTAATCAAGGGCTGTGACCAACGTGATCAACAAATCACTGCTTTTAGACAATAAATACATAGTCCATCTGTTCACATTACCTTTGTTAGCATTTCATACACAGATTCCTTGCAATCTGCATATTCTGAAATAGAGTCTCTTAACATGTACAGGGATACCCAAAGTTTAGAAGATTAAAAATCTTAACATTGTATTGTCTTGTAATTTTCACTGTTTCTTTTTACCACAACAGCAGTTTTTAATCTGATATGTATTGCCTTTTATTGAAAGCATTCTCCGTTCCTTAACATGACATGATTTATTCATCTGGTCTTTGGTAAAGATGTAAATTGTACCACATATCTGCTATTAAGTTACTTAGTATCACCAACAAGGTAACATTGCAAACCATAGTCACTTTGCCTGTCGTGTGACTTTGTATTGGAACATAAGTTACACTAGTGTCCACCACAAGCAATTCATGTTTTAAAGCTTTGGCACATTGTTTATCCTTCCCCTCCAAAAGTTGTGATTTttacagattttgttttgtttgttacttGCACTGTGACTTCCAAAACTGTatggaaaacataaaaaatgctAATTGAATTGTATGGAttgtcagtttatttttctttcacccatatacatttttatatcaCATAAATGTTTTCATTGTCATGCTTTTTTCCATACTAGTCCCTGACACTGCTGGAGTACCTGTTGAAGACCGGTGACGACCGTGTGCTTCTGAAAATGAAAGACAACATCTACATTGTCAAAGCCCTCACAGAGTATCGCTTTGTAGAAAAGGATGGCAAAGATCAGGTGATACTTTCAATATCCATTTGAGGGatgcatactgtacattaaGGTTCTCCATTGTTGACAAAAGAATATACATATCATCATACTCCTTTTAATCTTGAGGACAAGTTTCCaattaaagtaacaaaaacagaTTCAGTGTAAGTTTGAGGTCTCAAACAAATGTAATAACCCCTTTATTCAAAGGCTTTCCAGAGAAAAATGCTTAACACTTTTATGCTTACAAGGCCATTTGGATTGTTTTTCAGGCTTAGATAGAATTTTGCTCAAATGGTCAGAGTCAAATCAAAGTCTAATAAGCATATCTGTCACAGGGTGTAAATGTGAGAGAGAAGGCCAAGGTTGTCCTTGTTCTTATGGAGGACGACGAGAAActaaaggaggagagagaattTGCCTTCAAGACCAGAGAGAAGACATCAAAAAGTTCAGCTGGTGGGCCCTTCTGATATATATCTGTATCAATGCGAAATAGCCATAGTTTCAACTGTAAAAGAAATGTATTAGTGTAATTCTCTAATGTTGTCAGTGTCTCTCACACAAATCTGCCTCAATTATTTGTCCATCCTTTCTTACCAGCCTCATCCACGGACGCCATCAAGGATCCCAGCTACAAGCCATGCTACGTTGCCGGGGCCACAGGACTTCCATCCTTGGACAACATACCCTCAGTGGCCGACTTGACTGCTTCCTTTGCTGCCCGCAAAGAAGAGCGTcttaaacaggaagctgagaAGAAAGAAGCAGAGAGGAGGGTAAGCGCATATGAAGTACAGAGCTCAGCTACAGCAAGTGTACACAATAACATGAACAGTACACCAGTATCGTATAACGCCGTCCataaaaaataactacaaaccCAGAACCTCAAAAATAACCATAGATTTATATGAACATATATCTGACAAAGTCTCAACTCGCTAACTCAACATATTTTTCGAAGGCAATGTTTCAGTCAGACAATGAAGCATTTAAAATAAGAGTACAGAGTTGTCAATGTACCCTCATATGACGGTATATATGATATTTTaggaaaatgcacacacaacagtttgtcTGATGTCTaacaaattagcgccccacgaATGATATCGTCATGTAACATACTTTACATAAAGTTGCATACTTAATGTCAGGTTAggttggttagatttaggaaaataaagttacataggttaagtttagaaaaataaaggtatgtaggttaggtttagaacaacaaacatggtgacgacgtaCCTTTTTAAAGAGCTAAAATCCACTACCCCAACCTTCCTCCTTATCTggacttttcctttttaaacTACTTCCGTCTTTCAGCATATATATAGGTGTAGTTGCACCATTAATGAAGCCAGTAGTAGGTGTTTGTGTTTACTTCTCTCATTTTGCAATTGTAATATCCCAGGCCAAGATGTCTGAAGACGAGCTGAAATGGGAGGATGCTGGCAAAGGCAGTGATGTGAAAGGAGCTTGGGGAGGAGATAaagctgaggaggaagaggaggtgaaaGCAGGCCCATGGGGAGCCCCCGAAGAACCTAAAGAAGCCACAGATCCATGGGGTACACCTGCAAAACCTGACACAGCAGACACAGCAGCCAGCAGTGATGCTTGGGGGGCTCCAACCAAAACTGATGAAGATCCATTTTCAGCGCCAAAAACAGATGTAGATGAAGATGCATTTGCGGCACCAAAGAATGGAGAAGATCCTTTTGCAGCACCAAAAGATGAATCCGATCCATTTAGTGCATCAAAAGATGACCCGTTCAACACACCAAAAGATAGTTCAGACCCCTTCAATGCACCCAAAGACAAGGAAGATCCATTTGCTGCTTCAAAAGAAAAACCAGATCCCTTTAGTTCATCTGAAAATGATCCATTCAACGCCCCTAAAGATGATCCATTCAACGCCCCTAAAGATGATCCATTCAACACCCCTAAAGATGATCCATTCAACGCCCCAAAAGATGATCCATTCAGCACCCCAAAAGATGATCCATTTAGTACACCAAAAGATGATCCATTTAATGCCCCGAAAGATGATCCATTCAACACCCCAAAAGATGATCCTTTCAGTGCTCCAAAAGATGACCCTTTTAACACACCAAAAGACGATCCTTTTAATGCCCCAAAAGATGACCCTTTTATCACCCCTAAAGATGACCCATTTGGTACTCCGAAAGATGACCCCTTCACTTCACCAGCATCAACACCACCTAAAGAAGATCCATTTGCAGCACCAGTATCCTCCAAAGATGACCCCTTCACTGCTTCCACTACACCACCTAAAGAGGATCCTTTCTCTGCACCGACTGCACCTACCCAAGATGACCCTTTTGCTGCACCACCCAAACCTACAAAAGAGGACCCCTTTGCTGCCCCAACATCAC is part of the Epinephelus moara isolate mb chromosome 22, YSFRI_EMoa_1.0, whole genome shotgun sequence genome and harbors:
- the LOC126383625 gene encoding epsin-1-like isoform X1, encoding MTSSMLRRQLKNLVQNYSEAEVKVREATSNDPWGPSSSQMADLSDLTYNVVACNEIMTMLWKRLKDDKNWRHIHKSLTLLEYLLKTGDDRVLLKMKDNIYIVKALTEYRFVEKDGKDQGVNVREKAKVVLVLMEDDEKLKEEREFAFKTREKTSKSSAASSTDAIKDPSYKPCYVAGATGLPSLDNIPSVADLTASFAARKEERLKQEAEKKEAERRAKMSEDELKWEDAGKGSDVKGAWGGDKAEEEEEVKAGPWGAPEEPKEATDPWGTPAKPDTADTAASSDAWGAPTKTDEDPFSAPKTDVDEDAFAAPKNGEDPFAAPKDESDPFSASKDDPFNTPKDSSDPFNAPKDKEDPFAASKEKPDPFSSSENDPFNAPKDDPFNAPKDDPFNTPKDDPFNAPKDDPFSTPKDDPFSTPKDDPFNAPKDDPFNTPKDDPFSAPKDDPFNTPKDDPFNAPKDDPFITPKDDPFGTPKDDPFTSPASTPPKEDPFAAPVSSKDDPFTASTTPPKEDPFSAPTAPTQDDPFAAPPKPTKEDPFAAPTSPPKDDPFSAPSKPTKDDPFAAPTTPPKEDPFTVPSSPPKDDASDPFNAPPVSPPKGSADAWGAPASSPPSTGSDPWGTPSAPKEAKGGDPWGDGTSASPNDNSDGFGDASKLDNDPWGAPAAAPVNTDDAWGSPAPTLDSPSSGDPFGDSASKKSDPWGAPSDAPSNGTGKRTAQEEKTCRKTASFLGSAGASLVDLDNLFSSNPQSKQRPLVNTLVAQTQAIGAFKARGMTSGPVVRSGAVAGLSFPETSTPYYSPFGSTLAPTFGAANPSIETPLFQLPSHAIGASHSGLNMRQPAHLAPPGSGTGMVQSVSVGRSPQMGLSLNPPCGGVGMVQSGSLVGNPLADPLLLGTGMAQSSFFGGNHQAAVAHLGGSTPQAGNGVTFQPQLLSGSGLGETVNKNNNPFLF
- the LOC126383625 gene encoding epsin-1-like isoform X2; protein product: MTSSMLRRQLKNLVQNYSEAEVKVREATSNDPWGPSSSQMADLSDLTYNVVACNEIMTMLWKRLKDDKNWRHIHKSLTLLEYLLKTGDDRVLLKMKDNIYIVKALTEYRFVEKDGKDQGVNVREKAKVVLVLMEDDEKLKEEREFAFKTREKTSKSSAASSTDAIKDPSYKPCYVAGATGLPSLDNIPSVADLTASFAARKEERLKQEAEKKEAERRAKMSEDELKWEDAGKGSDVKGAWGGDKAEEEEEVKAGPWGAPEEPKEATDPWGTPAKPDTADTAASSDAWGAPTKTDEDPFSAPKTDVDEDAFAAPKNGEDPFAAPKDESDPFSASKDDPFNTPKDSSDPFNAPKDKEDPFAASKEKPDPFSSSENDPFNAPKDDPFNAPKDDPFNTPKDDPFNAPKDDPFSTPKDDPFSTPKDDPFNAPKDDPFNTPKDDPFSAPKDDPFNTPKDDPFNAPKDDPFITPKDDPFGTPKDDPFTSPASTPPKEDPFAAPVSSKDDPFTASTTPPKEDPFSAPTAPTQDDPFAAPPKPTKEDPFAAPTSPPKDDPFSAPSKPTKDDPFAAPTTPPKEDPFTVPSSPPKDDASDPFNAPPVSPPKGSADAWGAPASSPPSTGSDPWGTPSAPKEAKGGDPWGDGTSASPNDNSDGFGDASKLDNDPWGAPAAAPVNTDDAWGSPAPTLDSPSSGDPFGDSASKKSDPWGAPSDAPSNGTENTF